The following proteins are encoded in a genomic region of Plasmodium chabaudi chabaudi strain AS genome assembly, chromosome: 1:
- a CDS encoding CIR protein has product MDNEACKLFRMVNANFNKEIVDLDKFKQFTVCHRYCPYEKIGKKRQLRDCNNNYERINAIGGYLRSQLSGVKKEIQTRENNDNQYIEYMLIWLSNILLQISKDHNSILEASYKTYLEKHMGNYNYWNILGNKRYLKDGNISYMSQFYKLFEQICNIINEYNTNGPTSKNLGKISIECSKTYTKIYNELNKCGPYIKLLSNLKTTYDNFRTAVINADKTKKLNKVIQELKPEIKINSSTNEFDDECKKAHSNAEKNSLKDQPKDPPQGPPKVPPKVPPHVPPQVPPQGPPKGKSHDTQQGGSQGASKDTSPGKPPGKPPGKPPGKPQGKQQGGSKGTSPVTSPGTSPGTSKGTPQGPPQKPGGSGPINKGPQPPPSGGTASKLKTPASSGQNLGQSVGAGAPPSASGSGTDPLGGKKGVVSDPQSKPDIKGGGQKDAGGSSPTNPGAQLKQSGDTTLKPQIQNSPDSTPSHPAGAGTPPSTPGSGTDPPGSKQKAVDDSQNKGMTKGSGQTDTGSGAGNQKGLQTDPTKPVDPTSPNQAPAISQGGSVISQGSAVTTQGSAVTKQGGPGAIQGGPGINQGGGLGSGAGVGTGGGAGGTGGGAGGTGGGAGGTGGGVGGTGGGVGGTGGGAVGTGGGVGGQGSKGGQSGAHGSKGSQGDSSDPQGTKGDQSGAQGGKGDSSGPQGTQGDSSGSQGITQPQSTVWSYLNWGSYISSITSKGRQQLDNASSFITTQKDKVTSAIDNTRKLYNTAMSGAQDAYNKAVSGAQGVYDNAVSGAQGIYDKAMSGAQNIYDTTMSNVQSVYDTTVSKARAAYDASMSKAKNAYKASTSLLNGIIDDISTQLGNVGITSTDSDDTSGSGSSGKDPPTGSGQPSTPQTSNSDPNLGQNPNPSSDPNLSPPQPPPAPPAPAPSPVQPQPTQTQGSSQNTIPNGGPNVLQSHDSNPGAGIPPTPINFNINPPSTDNGSTNSGTDIKMSEKPSIWCIVTKKKCDVVGIGIIAISTLIMISIMYKYLSFGWGKKTTKKRNMRKVINLVESKKTEKTVTNSVTGKKTLQIIINSSSQKKQTKKSINSVNEKIPLLNIYKLMQADPVPFINLFFLLIFFVYKRKRDVIEL; this is encoded by the exons ATGGATAATGAAGCg tgTAAACTATTTCGCATGGTTAAtgcaaattttaataaagaaattgtCGATCTAGACAAATTTAAACAATTCACGGTATGCCATCGTTATTGCccttatgaaaaaataggaaaaaaaagacaacTTCGCGATTGTAATAATAACTACGAAAGAATTAACGCTATTGGTGGATACTTACGCTCGCAATTAAGTggtgtaaaaaaagaaatacaaACTCGCGAAAATAATGACAATCAGTATATCGAATACATGTTGATATGGCTATCCAATATATTACTTCAGATAAGCAAAGACCATAACTCCATTTTAGAAGCTTcttataaaacatatttagaAAAACATATGggtaattataattattggAATATATTAGGTAATAAGAGATATTTAAAAGACGGCAATATTAGCTACATGAGTCAATTCTATAAGTTATTTGAacaaatatgtaatataattaatgaatataacaCAAATGGTCCCACAAGTAAAAATCTTGGAAAAATTTCCATCGAATGCTCTAAaacatatacaaaaatatataatgagcTTAATAAATGTGGtccatatattaaattattgaGCAATTTAAAGACCAcatatgataattttaGGACTGCGGTTATAAATGcagataaaacaaaaaaattaaataaagttaTTCAAGAACTTAAACCagaaataaagataaattcGTCTACAAATGAATTTGATGATGAATGTAAAAAAGCGCATTCAAACgctgaaaaaaatagccTAAAAGATCAACCAAAAGATCCACCACAAGGCCCACCAAAAGTCCCACCAAAAGTCCCACCACATGTCCCACCACAAGTCCCACCACAAGGTCCACCAAAAGGCAAATCACACGACACGCAACAAGGTGGATCACAAGGCGCATCAAAAGACACATCACCAGGCAAACCACCAGGCAAACCACCAGGCAAACCACCAGGCAAACCACAAGGCAAACAACAAGGGGGATCAAAAGGCACATCACCAGTCACATCACCAGGCACATCACCAGGCACATCAAAAGGCACGCCACAAGGCCCACCACAAAAACCAGGGGGAAGTGGCCCAATTAATAAAGGTCCGCAACCACCCCCAAGTGGAGGTACTGCAtccaaattaaaaacacCAGCTTCATCAGGTCAAAATCTAGGACAATCAGTGGGAGCAGGAGCTCCACCAAGCGCGTCTGGCAGTGGAACTGATCCATTAGGAGGTAAAAAGGGTGTAGTAAGTGATCCTCAAAGCAAACCAGACATTAAAGGAGGTGGACAAAAAGATGCAGGGGGAAGTTCCCCAACTAATCCAGGTGCGCAACTAAAGCAAAGTGGGGATACCACATTAAAGCCACAAATACAAAATTCCCCGGATTCAACTCCAAGTCACCCAGCGGGAGCAGGCACTCCACCAAGCACGCCTGGCAGTGGAACGGATCCACCAGGAAGTAAACAGAAGGCGGTAGATGATAGTCAAAACAAAGGAATGACCAAAGGGAGTGGACAAACAGATACAGGAAGTGGCGCAGGAAATCAAAAGGGTCTCCAAACCGACCCAACAAAACCGGTCGATCCAACCTCCCCTAACCAAGCTCCAGCTATCAGTCAAGGGGGTTCAGTTATCAGTCAAGGAAGTGCAGTTACCACTCAAGGAAGCGCAGTTACCAAACAAGGGGGCCCGGGTGCTATTCAAGGAGGTCCAGGTATCAATCAAGGGGGTGGATTAGGATCTGGAGCAGGAGTAGGAACAGGAGGTGGAGCAGGAGGAACAGGAGGTGGAGCAGGAGGAACAGGAGGTGGAGCAGGAGGAACAGGAGGTGGAGTAGGAGGAACAGGAGGTGGAGTAGGAGGAACAGGAGGTGGAGCAGTAGGAACAGGAGGTGGAGTAGGAGGTCAAGGAAGTAAAGGAGGCCAAAGTGGTGCTCATGGAAGTAAAGGAAGTCAAGGAGATTCAAGTGATCCCCAAGGAACAAAAGGAGACCAAAGTGGTGCTCAAGGAGGAAAAGGAGATTCAAGCGGTCCTCAAGGAACACAAGGAGATTCAAGTGGTTCTCAAGGAATAACACAACCTCAAAGCACAGTATGGAGTTATTTGAATTGGGGTTCATACATTTCTTCGATCACATCAAAAGGCAGGCAACAATTAGATAACGCTTCCAGTTTTATTACAACGCAAAAGGACAAAGTTACTAGTGCCATTGATAATACTcgtaaattatataatacagCTATGTCTGGTGCGCAAGATGCTTACAATAAAGCTGTATCTGGTGCGCAAGGTGTTTACGATAACGCTGTATCTGGTGCGCAAGGTATTTACGATAAAGCTATGTCTGGTgcacaaaatatttacgaTACAACTATGTCTAATGTACAATCTGTTTACGATACAACTGTGTCTAAGGCAAGAGCTGCGTATGATGCATCTATGTCAAAGGCAAAAAACGCTTACAAGGCATCTACAAGTTTGTTAAATGGCATTATTGATGATATAAGCACCCAACTTGGAAATGTAGGAATTACTTCTACAGATAGTGATGATACATCTGGGTCAGGTAGCTCAGGGAAGGATCCTCCCACAGGTAGTGGTCAACCAAGCACACCGCAAACTTCTAATTCGGATCCAAATTTAGGTCAAAATCCAAACCCCAGTTCAGATCCAAATTTAAGCCCGCCACAACCACCACCGGCACCACCTGCACCTGCACCTTCACCTGTACAACCACAGCCTACCCAAACACAAGGTTCATCACAAAATACAATTCCAAATGGTGGGCCTAACGTATTACAAAGTCATGATTCAAATCCTGGAGCAGGAATACCTCCAACAccaataaattttaatataaaccCACCAAGCACAGACAATGGAAGTACAAATTCTGGAACCGACATTAAAATGAGCGAAAAACCATCAATATGGTGTATAGTAACAAAGAAGAAATGTGATGTAGTGGGTATTGGTATTATAGCCATCTCAACACTCATTATGATATCAATTATGTATAAG tatttatcatttggaTGGGGAAAAAAGACgacgaaaaaaagaaacatgAGAAAAGTTATAAATTTGGTTGAAAGCAAGAAAACTGAAAAGACTGTTACAAATTCGGTAACTGGAAAAAAAACGTtgcaaataattataaattcatctagtcaaaaaaaacagactaaaaaatctataaattcagttaatgaaaaaataccattattaaatatatacaaacttATGCAGGCAGATCCTGtaccatttattaatttattttttttgttaattttttttgtttataaaagaaagcGTGATGTCATAGAATTATAA
- a CDS encoding fam-b protein — MGPFHILKKILIFPVIICSLECSKNVLYDVKRGQNVYSQAGSINFRNNRILEGSRNKFDINYFYDSVVSIVDLKDGDEECGETQPSKWNKNKKTVCDNTEEYKDKMNLKGSTKLKKDLDCAYVMGCDCESSSIIDDEKVSVVEDILEELESAYDEYNNKKCKPTLPLCPDDSLVNSIASSKCEHSKHEETGGGHMLDIDFKKYEEEYNKFNVQEYKKKGLTEEKLKQKFMDMALNIVIGILVIGTIGPAFPFMYTRKEKIGTPVKKIWNFYENIFKRKRQNK; from the exons ATGGGAccatttcatattttaaaaaagatttTGATATTTCCAGTTATTATCTGTTCTTTAGAATgttcaaaaaat GTTTTATACGATGTAAAGAGAGGACAAAATGTGTATTCCCAAGCAGGTTCAATCAATTTTAGAAATAATAGAATATTAGAAGGTTCAAGAAATAAATTcgatattaattatttttacgaTTCTGTTGTGAGTATTGTAGATCTGAAAGACGGCGATGAAGAATGCGGTGAAACACAGCCTTCCAaatggaataaaaataagaaaacaGTTTGTGATAACACCGAAGAATATAAAGACAAAATGAATCTTAAAGGAAGCACAAAGTTGAAAAAGGATTTGGATTGTGCATATGTTATGGGTTGCGATTGTGAGAGTAGTAGCATAATTGATGATGAAAAGGTATCTGTTGTTGAAGATATTTTAGAAGAATTAGAATCGGCGTatgatgaatataataataaaaaatgtaagcCAACTTTGCCTCTATGCCCAGATGATTCACTAGTAAATTCGATTGCTTCATCGAAATGTGAGCATTCTAAACACGAGGAAACTGGTGGGGGGCATATGTTGGATATTGATTTCAAAAAGTATGAagaagaatataataaatttaatgtaCAAGAGTATAAAAAGAAGGGTCTTACCGAAGAGAagttaaaacaaaaatttatgGATATGGCTTTAAACATAGTAATTGGTATTTTAGTTATTGGAACTATTGGGCCTGCATTCCCTTTTATGTATACaaggaaagaaaaaattggtACTCCAGTAAAGAAGATATGGAATTTTTacgaaaatatttttaaacgaAAAcgtcaaaataaataa